A DNA window from Streptococcus sp. LPB0220 contains the following coding sequences:
- the rlmH gene encoding 23S rRNA (pseudouridine(1915)-N(3))-methyltransferase RlmH, which translates to MKIKLITVGKLKEKYLKDGIAEYIKRLGRFAKVEQVELVDEKTPDRASQLENQQILEKEGERILSKISDKEYVIVLAIEGKQFPSEKFSQTIDQIMTSGYSNLTFVIGGSLGLSPEVKKRGNLLMSFGQLTLPHQLMKLVLVEQIYRAFMIQQGSPYHK; encoded by the coding sequence ATGAAAATTAAATTGATAACCGTTGGAAAATTAAAAGAAAAATACTTAAAAGATGGGATCGCGGAGTATATTAAAAGGCTTGGTCGATTTGCAAAAGTAGAACAGGTTGAGTTAGTTGATGAAAAAACTCCAGATCGTGCCAGTCAACTCGAAAATCAACAAATCCTTGAAAAAGAGGGGGAACGAATTCTCTCTAAGATTTCAGATAAGGAATATGTGATTGTATTAGCCATCGAAGGAAAACAATTTCCTTCAGAGAAATTTAGTCAAACGATTGACCAGATTATGACATCTGGTTATTCAAACCTTACTTTTGTTATTGGAGGCAGTCTTGGTCTGTCTCCTGAAGTGAAAAAAAGAGGAAATCTATTAATGAGCTTTGGTCAATTAACTCTTCCTCATCAGTTGATGAAATTAGTGTTGGTGGAACAAATCTATCGTGCTTTCATGATTCAACAGGGGAGTCCTTACCATAAATAA
- a CDS encoding YfhO family protein, translating into MNKTKLKTSLFIVSSFLIPAIMMFFIYLSQGIYWNSDTSPLLGDGYHQYVIFDTTLRNILHGTDSLFYSFQSGLGINFYALSSYYLGSFFSPLVYFFNAQSMPDAVYLITLLKFGAIGLSTYISLHGMFSKIPRSLVLTLSTSFALMSFAISQIEIKTWLDVFILAPLILYGFKKLIYNEGEILYFISLTSLFIQNYYFGFMMSIFLILWYLTQLSWDIKGIGKRFFHFVIVSLLSVITSLVMLYPTFLDLRTHGESFSKVDSIFTEKSWYLDVFAKNFIGSFDTTKYGSIPMIYVGLFPLLLAITFFFVKSIKFHVKLSYFILLTILILSFRFQLLDLLWQGMHAPNMFLHRYSWIFSLTIILMAGEVLNRIEEITWIRFSLANFLLILGFGATVLYSSHYKFLDAVNFIVTFEFLIAFYLVCLGFILKKIPPRLFYLSILFFSIFELSVNSYYQMEGIANEWVFASRSSYERDLKAIQSLIREKTDSNYRTEILQPQTGNDSMKYGYNGISQFSSVRNTDASSTLDKLGFKSEGTNLNLRYQNNSILMDSLFGVRYNLSQQPVQKFGFKEIAIKNGVSLSENEYALPIAFLSAKPYKNTSFTNLTLDNQTRFIHQITDEKYKFYKKLNILSPTSQNTTSSLQTAKIEEDSHLSYASIQYEVTVPAHSQLYVNVPNLQFSNDDRKDIEISYNGQTQRYTIDNAFPFFSIGHFDTEETVTIRMSFPENSTVSFDTPEFFALDLDQYTQAIASIRQQEVAIHKKKNKLVAAYNANRDTTLIFTLPYDKGWSAKQNGKPIKIHRIQKGLMGVRVSKGSGTVTLTFVPQGFIEGLIAFFVGIILFFLYEWRQIKRRKS; encoded by the coding sequence ATGAATAAAACAAAGCTAAAAACATCCCTTTTTATAGTATCTTCTTTCCTGATTCCAGCTATCATGATGTTCTTTATTTACCTCTCACAAGGAATCTACTGGAACAGTGATACATCCCCCTTATTAGGAGATGGTTATCATCAGTATGTCATTTTTGATACCACACTTCGAAATATTTTACATGGGACAGATAGCCTATTTTACAGTTTTCAAAGTGGATTAGGTATTAATTTCTATGCACTCAGTAGCTATTATCTAGGAAGTTTCTTTTCTCCTCTTGTCTACTTCTTTAATGCACAATCCATGCCGGATGCTGTTTACCTCATCACTCTTCTTAAATTTGGAGCTATTGGGTTAAGCACTTATATTAGTTTACATGGAATGTTTTCTAAAATTCCTAGATCCCTGGTTCTTACCCTTTCAACCTCATTTGCTCTTATGAGCTTTGCTATCAGCCAAATTGAAATCAAAACTTGGCTAGATGTTTTTATCCTAGCACCATTAATTCTCTATGGATTCAAAAAACTCATTTACAATGAGGGAGAGATTCTCTACTTTATCAGCTTAACCAGCTTGTTTATCCAAAATTATTATTTTGGGTTTATGATGTCTATTTTTCTTATTTTATGGTACTTGACACAACTGTCATGGGACATCAAAGGAATTGGAAAACGATTCTTTCATTTTGTGATTGTATCTCTTTTATCAGTTATAACAAGCCTTGTGATGTTATATCCAACCTTCTTAGATTTACGCACTCATGGAGAAAGTTTTTCAAAGGTTGACAGTATCTTTACAGAAAAAAGTTGGTATCTTGACGTATTTGCAAAAAATTTCATTGGAAGTTTTGACACTACTAAATATGGATCAATTCCAATGATCTACGTGGGATTATTTCCACTTCTTTTAGCGATTACCTTTTTCTTTGTAAAGTCGATCAAGTTTCACGTGAAACTTTCTTACTTTATACTCTTGACCATTCTTATTTTGAGTTTTCGTTTTCAATTATTAGATCTCCTTTGGCAAGGTATGCACGCGCCAAATATGTTTCTTCATCGATACTCTTGGATCTTTTCTTTGACGATTATTCTGATGGCAGGAGAAGTACTAAATCGAATAGAGGAGATCACTTGGATTCGTTTTAGTCTTGCTAATTTCCTCCTTATTCTAGGATTTGGAGCAACTGTCCTTTACAGCAGTCACTATAAATTTTTAGATGCAGTCAATTTCATTGTTACTTTTGAATTTTTAATTGCTTTCTATTTGGTCTGTTTAGGATTTATCCTAAAAAAGATACCGCCTAGACTTTTCTATCTTTCGATCCTGTTTTTCTCCATTTTTGAATTATCGGTGAATAGTTATTATCAAATGGAAGGAATAGCGAATGAATGGGTATTTGCTTCTCGATCATCCTACGAACGAGACTTAAAAGCCATCCAATCCTTAATAAGAGAGAAGACAGACTCTAATTATCGGACTGAGATTCTACAGCCGCAAACGGGCAATGATAGCATGAAGTATGGTTATAATGGAATTTCTCAATTTTCATCTGTACGAAATACGGATGCTAGCTCGACATTGGACAAACTTGGATTTAAATCTGAAGGAACCAACCTCAATCTTCGATACCAAAACAATTCTATTTTAATGGATAGTCTATTTGGTGTTCGCTATAATTTAAGCCAACAACCTGTTCAAAAATTTGGATTTAAAGAGATTGCAATCAAAAATGGAGTCTCACTTTCAGAAAACGAATATGCCTTACCAATCGCCTTTCTGTCAGCAAAACCTTATAAAAATACTTCCTTTACGAATTTGACACTGGATAATCAGACACGATTCATCCATCAAATCACGGATGAAAAATATAAATTTTATAAGAAATTAAATATTCTCTCGCCTACTTCACAAAATACTACATCTTCGTTGCAAACTGCAAAAATTGAAGAAGATAGTCATCTTTCCTACGCAAGTATTCAATATGAAGTAACGGTTCCTGCCCATAGCCAACTATATGTCAATGTTCCAAATTTACAATTTTCAAACGATGATCGAAAAGATATTGAAATCAGCTACAATGGACAGACCCAACGCTATACCATTGATAATGCCTTTCCATTCTTTTCGATTGGCCATTTTGACACAGAGGAAACAGTTACTATTCGTATGAGTTTTCCAGAAAATTCGACAGTCTCTTTTGATACACCAGAATTTTTTGCTCTGGATCTTGACCAATACACACAAGCTATCGCTAGCATTCGTCAGCAAGAAGTTGCTATTCACAAAAAGAAAAACAAATTGGTAGCAGCCTATAACGCAAATAGAGACACTACCCTTATTTTTACACTCCCTTATGATAAAGGCTGGTCAGCTAAACAAAATGGAAAACCTATCAAAATTCATCGCATCCAGAAAGGATTAATGGGAGTTCGTGTTTCAAAAGGATCCGGAACAGTCACCTTAACATTTGTTCCCCAAGGCTTCATTGAAGGACTCATTGCCTTTTTCGTTGGAATCATTCTCTTTTTCCTCTACGAATGGAGACAAATAAAAAGACGAAAAAGTTAA
- a CDS encoding response regulator transcription factor → MKIFLLEDELSQQIRVEKHIAEIAKELEIKLEVISTGKISEFENYIQHSDIHQLYFLDIHIQDNEYCGLEIAQKIREANPYAIIVFITTKSEFASITYRYKVSALDFIDKNLNEDLFRLKIKECIEYLTTIQIGNDDLTDYFEYDFKDKKIKIPFKDILYIETVGSAYKLNLVGKNFQKEIAGSLSDVLEKDVEERYFSPHQSFIVNRSMIIGMDKKKKQLLLKEGYSCPISRSNIKRAKKLIEEQNLEFSA, encoded by the coding sequence ATGAAGATTTTTTTATTAGAAGATGAGCTCTCTCAACAGATACGGGTAGAAAAACATATTGCAGAAATTGCTAAGGAATTAGAAATTAAACTTGAAGTGATTTCTACCGGTAAAATTTCGGAATTTGAAAATTATATCCAGCATTCGGATATCCACCAATTATATTTTCTAGATATTCATATCCAAGACAATGAGTATTGTGGGCTGGAAATTGCTCAAAAAATACGAGAAGCAAATCCTTATGCCATTATTGTTTTTATTACTACAAAATCAGAATTCGCTTCGATTACCTATCGTTATAAAGTATCTGCCTTAGATTTTATTGATAAAAATTTGAATGAAGATTTATTTAGATTAAAAATTAAGGAGTGTATTGAGTACCTAACGACTATTCAAATTGGAAATGATGATTTGACAGATTATTTTGAGTATGACTTTAAGGATAAAAAGATAAAAATTCCATTTAAGGATATTCTTTATATTGAAACTGTTGGTTCGGCTTATAAATTAAACTTAGTTGGGAAAAATTTTCAAAAAGAAATTGCGGGAAGTTTATCAGATGTCTTGGAGAAAGATGTGGAGGAGAGATATTTCAGTCCCCATCAATCTTTTATCGTGAATAGAAGTATGATCATTGGAATGGATAAGAAAAAGAAACAGCTACTGTTGAAAGAAGGCTATTCTTGTCCAATCTCAAGAAGCAATATCAAACGTGCCAAAAAATTAATTGAAGAGCAAAATTTAGAATTTAGTGCTTGA
- a CDS encoding GHKL domain-containing protein, with the protein MIQSLILSFLLGGIIVLTFALVDEKIYQEHQFAFIFLLSTFVLLFESLLVFLDVTLFSNIRLSDLNMLLWPIYLYPYYHYANRTNRLCAIFYSFFTYLAVEGTATFLTIIVSSVLGDAVVAAYSIVYNMCIRLISLGIILKLIDLFEFDFTPFYEKEFEKYLKRLICVYFAIFVVINFALWISEQAQYKNFGSMLATICFFSFVVSLFHMKIERDQYRKNLELEYKEFSEQQMSRYMAEIQSLYSIVRGFRHDLGNLVISMSLAIEEENIPEIQRIHREVLEKGYKEINTEALSGFNLVNIKDSALRSILIRGWLDARDAGVEMTFETSEPIEQLPVDLLDIVRIVGILVTNALEASKEAEEKKVHIAIFSISKIVYLVIHNTTNEITFDIRKIYEEGYSTKGENRGLGLNNVRKILANYGTMFLETELQGNRFLQVLKIGGYEQE; encoded by the coding sequence GTGATTCAGTCATTAATCTTGTCTTTTCTCTTGGGAGGGATCATTGTTCTGACGTTTGCATTAGTGGACGAAAAAATCTATCAGGAACATCAATTTGCATTTATCTTTCTGCTGAGCACCTTTGTTCTTCTTTTTGAAAGTCTCTTAGTATTTTTAGATGTGACTTTATTTTCAAATATTCGACTCTCTGATTTAAATATGCTCTTATGGCCGATTTATTTATATCCTTATTATCATTATGCCAATCGGACGAATCGCTTGTGCGCCATTTTTTATTCTTTTTTTACTTATTTAGCGGTTGAAGGAACAGCAACTTTTCTGACGATAATTGTCTCTTCAGTATTGGGGGATGCTGTTGTAGCAGCTTACTCGATTGTCTACAATATGTGCATTCGTTTGATTTCTTTAGGAATCATTTTGAAGTTAATTGACCTATTTGAATTTGATTTCACTCCTTTTTATGAGAAAGAATTTGAAAAATATTTAAAGAGACTCATCTGTGTCTATTTTGCTATATTTGTAGTGATTAATTTTGCTTTATGGATTAGTGAACAAGCGCAATATAAAAATTTTGGGAGTATGTTGGCAACGATTTGTTTTTTCTCTTTTGTAGTCAGCTTATTCCATATGAAAATCGAGCGAGATCAGTATCGTAAAAATTTAGAACTGGAGTATAAAGAATTTTCTGAGCAACAAATGAGTCGGTATATGGCTGAAATTCAAAGTCTCTATTCTATTGTCAGGGGATTTCGTCATGATTTGGGAAATTTAGTTATTTCTATGTCGTTAGCCATTGAGGAAGAAAATATTCCAGAAATACAGAGAATCCATAGAGAAGTATTGGAAAAAGGTTATAAAGAGATCAATACAGAAGCATTATCAGGATTCAACTTGGTCAATATCAAAGATTCTGCTTTACGAAGTATTTTGATTCGAGGCTGGTTGGATGCAAGAGATGCTGGGGTAGAAATGACCTTTGAAACGAGTGAACCAATCGAGCAACTACCAGTTGATTTATTAGATATCGTGAGAATCGTTGGGATTCTAGTGACAAACGCTTTGGAAGCTTCAAAAGAAGCAGAAGAAAAGAAAGTTCATATTGCTATTTTCTCTATTTCAAAAATTGTTTACTTAGTGATTCATAATACAACAAATGAAATCACTTTTGATATTAGAAAAATATATGAAGAAGGCTATTCGACAAAAGGAGAAAATAGAGGACTAGGATTAAATAATGTGAGAAAAATCTTAGCAAATTATGGAACGATGTTTTTAGAAACGGAATTGCAAGGAAATCGTTTTTTACAAGTTTTGAAGATTGGAGGATACGAACAAGAATGA